The Daphnia pulicaria isolate SC F1-1A chromosome 12, SC_F0-13Bv2, whole genome shotgun sequence genome contains a region encoding:
- the LOC124316465 gene encoding cyclin-dependent-like kinase 5 — protein sequence MQKYEKLEKIGEGTYGTVFKAKNRENQEIVALKRVRLDDDDEGVPSSALREICLLKELKHRNIVRLHDVLHSDTKLTLVFEHCDQDLKKYFDSLNGEIDSEQVQSLMYQLLRGLAFCHSKNVLHRDLKPQNLLINKNGELKLADFGLARAFGIPVRCYSAEVVTLWYRPPDVLFGAKLYTTSIDMWSAGCIFAELANAGRPLFPGSDIDDQLKRIFKLLGTPNEEVWPGISQLPDYKPLPIYQPTSSFAQVVPKMSPKGRDLLQKLLLCNPALRISADDAMAHYYFTDLPSSIKHL from the exons ATGCAGAAGtatgaaaaattagaaaaaattggcGAAG GCACATATGGAACTGTGTTTAAggccaaaaatagagaaaatcagGAGATTGTGGCTCTGAAACGTGTCAGGCTT gatgatgatgatgag GGGGTTCCATCAAGTGCCTTAAGAGAAATATGCTTATTGAAAGAACTTAAGCACCGTAATATA GTTCGATTACATGATGTCCTCCACAGTGATACAAAGTTAACCCTAGTATTTGAGCACTGTGACCAGGATTTGAAGAAATACTTTGATAGCTTGAATGGGGAGATAGACAGTGAGCAAGTCCAATCATTGAT GTATCAACTATTAAGAGGTCTTGCATTCTGCCACagtaaaaatgttttgcaCAGAGATCTCAAACCTCAAAACTTGTTGATTAATAAG AACGGTGAGCTGAAGCTTGCAGATTTCGGCTTAGCAAGAGCATTTGGTATTCCTGTCCGTTGTTATTCGGCTGAGGTTGTTACACTG TGGTATAGACCTCCCGATGTTTTATTTGGTGCCAAGCTGTATACTACTTCCATTGATATGTGGTCTGCGGGCTGCATATTTGCTG AACTTGCCAACGCGGGGCGACCCCTTTTTCCTGGAAGCGATATTGATGACCAACTCAAACGGATATTCAAGTTACTTG GAACTCCAAACGAAGAAGTTTGGCCTGGTATATCTCAACTGCCAGACTACAAGCCATTACCCATCTATCAACCAACAAGTAGCTTCGCGCAAGTTGTTCCAAAAATGAGTCCCAAAGGCAGAGATTTACTTCAG AAACTATTACTGTGCAATCCTGCTCTTCGGATTTCTGCAGATGACGCGATGGCGCATTACTATTTTACCGATTTACCTTCAAGTATAAAACATCTATaa
- the LOC124316371 gene encoding uncharacterized protein LOC124316371, with product MCAMDEVAEIARKVLLPPVKVINERSHFEKRFQREWSTKVDDAVCDLKKLVLNGTSVTKEEWTKNSQDVLSLLILCGEHSICSEWSTQKSVDNVKDLLNLLLSKLHLQNIQDIFAMEGVAYSTLQQLKPKLGKNQIKENPAAVSCFVWIISNTMLPSIDESVDFAVPVSLVLFDDWEPDYQKKGLECLHHILSLNPKSLLQRGWFAVIFSALKKNVEFNDKFNLYKCLDICLKAQNLDPDDPSQWNQDDQYDSLASDVLKSMIIQDSPSATSCNLKILILIFHSMKIKMAKFLPSIISVLDNYVTVGVSPEIHVLSAEVMEQIVEYCWVCLEPQFTRQLTWILFKLAKENVIDEVTKRKIVNLQELLKQVSL from the exons ATGTGTGCGATGGATGAAGTAGCTGAAATAGCCAGGAAAGTTCTCCTTCCCCCCGTCAAAGTTATCAACGAACGAAGCCACTtcgaaaaaagatttcaacgTGAATGGTCAACTAAAGTTGATGACGCCGTATGTGATTTAAAAAAGCTAGTTCTGAATGGTACCTCCGTAACAAAAGAAGAGTGGACCAAAAACAGTCAAGATGTATTGTCGTTACTCATCCTGTGCGGTGAGCACAGTATTTGTTCTGAATGGAGTACTCAGAAATCAGTTGATAATGTGAAAGATCTCCTTAACCTTTTGCTCTCCAAGCTTCACCTCCAAAATATTCAGGATATATTTGCCATGGAGGGTGTTGCTTATTCCACTCTTCAACAGCTTAAACCGAAACTAgggaaaaaccaaatcaaagaaaacccTGCAGCAGtcagttgttttgtttggatTATCAGCAATACTATG ctGCCTTCTATTGATGAATCGGTAGATTTTGCTGTGCCTGTTTCTTTAGTGTTATTTGATGATTGGGAACCAGATTATCAGAAGAAAGGCCTAGAGTGTCTACATCATATATTAAGT CTCAACCCAAAATCTCTGCTCCAACGAGGATGGTTTGCAGTCATATTTAGTGCGTTAAAGAAAAACGTTGAATTCAATGACAAGTTTAATTTGTACAAGTGCCTCGACATCTGCCTCAAAGCTCAGAACTTGGATCCAGATGATCCGTCTCAATGGAATCAA GATGACCAATACGATTCACTCGCCAGCGATGTGTTAAAATCCATGATAATTCAAGATTCACCATCTGCCACGTCCTGCAATCTaaagattttaattttaattttccattctatgaaaatcaaaatggcaaAGTTTCTTCCGTCAATAATTTCTGTATTGGACAACTACGTAACTGTTGGTGTTTCGCCCGAAATTCACGTTTTATCAGCTGAG GTCATGGAGCAAATTGTTGAATATTGCTGGGTCTGCCTGGAACCGCAATTTACTAGACAGTTGACATGGATTTTATTTAAGCTTGCCAAAGAAAACGTTATTGATGAAGTGACGAAACGGAAAATCGTTAACTTGCAAGAATTGCTTAAACAAGTATCACTTTAA
- the LOC124316418 gene encoding AH receptor-interacting protein-like: protein MNDPLIQKKILHAGTANASEFPADTKVRFHFVAQLITRNPDGEIVLGKVIDDSRNYTQPIEILIGKKFKLEVWETMVQAMAVNEVAEFFVDKTLCLTYPLVAKTLRDAYSKDKPKAHEHTSPHCCGAMALVNGPKLGYDDLNQLMEKPSDYLFRIELLGVDLPQSYQKETWQMDENERINALPRLRLEGNELYQNKKNAEASKIYAQAIGIIEQLQLKEKPGEQEWQALADMKIPFLLNYSQCQLLMGNYYEVIEQCSQVLIQQPNNVKAIFRRGMAHLNAWNPTEAKNDFEKAALIDPSLAKTVQQQLSKLEEMIKEKNKSDKAWLSQAFGSKT, encoded by the exons ATGAACGACCCActtatacaaaagaaaattcttcacGCCGGCACGGCCAACGCTTCTGAATTCCCAGCCGACACCAAA GTGAGGTTTCATTTTGTCGCACAACTCATAACCAGAAATCCTGATGGAGAAATTGTACTGGGCAAAGTCATTGATGACAGTCGCAATTACACCCAACCCATTGAAATATTGATTGGCAAGAAATTCAAACTTGAAGTGTGGGAAACGATGGTCCAGGCAATGGCTGTCAACGAAGTGGCAGAGTTTTTTGTTGACAAGACT CTCTGCTTGACCTACCCTTTGGTTGCTAAAACACTACGAGATGCCTACTCCAAAGACAAGCCTAAAGCCCATGAACACACATCTCCTCACTGCTGTGGAGCCATGGCTTTAGTGAACGGTCCAAAGTTGGGCTACGATGACCTGAACCAGCTAATGGAAAAACCTTCTGACTATCTCTTCAGGATAG AGTTGCTCGGTGTTGATCTACCGCAATCGTACCAAAAGGAGACGTGGCAGATGGACGAAAACGAGAGAATAAACGCTTTGCCCAGATTGAGACTAGAGGGAAATGAATTGTaccagaacaaaaagaatGCTGAGGCATCCAAGATTTACGCTCAGGCAATAGGCATCATTGAACAACTGCAGCTCAA GGAAAAGCCAGGAGAACAAGAATGGCAAGCTTTGGCTGATATGAAAATACCTTTCCTACTCAACTACTCTCAGTGCCAATTACTGATGGGGAATTACTATGAAGTCATCGAACAATGTTCCCAAGTTTTGATTCAGCAGCCTA ACAATGTCAAAGCAATCTTTAGGAGGGGCATGGCACACTTAAACGCCTGGAACCCGACAGAAgctaaaaatgatttcgag AAAGCAGCTCTTATTGACCCTTCACTGGCCAAAACCGTCCAGCAACAACTCAGCAAGCTAGAAGAAatgataaaagagaaaaacaagtcaGATAAAGCCTGGCTAAGTCAAGCATTTGGAAGTAAAACATAA